From a single Candidatus Izimaplasma bacterium HR1 genomic region:
- the nuoC gene encoding NADH-quinone oxidoreductase subunit C, translating into MTNIEFTRNLIEKSFKVKKTEVIDQYQVSFEVEKNDIHQILTVLKSSGWIQLSYLSAIDWIAENEFELVYIVMNWERAVHVQIRTRINRTNPEMNSIMPIYEGCKYYEREAHEFFGIKFPGNPDYHKQLILEQWDDIPPLRKDFDPRAYSDAHFAKREYTKDFTNLNNQPSKQEKRTERKSFISRLKGGKK; encoded by the coding sequence ATGACTAATATCGAATTTACCCGTAATTTAATAGAAAAAAGTTTTAAAGTTAAGAAAACTGAAGTTATTGATCAATATCAAGTTAGCTTTGAAGTTGAGAAAAATGATATCCATCAGATTTTAACTGTTTTAAAATCAAGTGGATGGATTCAATTATCTTATTTAAGTGCTATTGATTGGATCGCTGAAAACGAATTTGAATTAGTGTATATTGTTATGAACTGGGAAAGAGCTGTTCATGTTCAAATTAGAACAAGAATAAACAGAACTAATCCAGAAATGAATAGTATTATGCCAATTTATGAAGGTTGTAAATACTATGAACGAGAAGCACATGAATTCTTTGGAATAAAATTCCCTGGTAATCCTGACTATCATAAGCAATTAATCTTAGAGCAATGGGATGATATTCCTCCTTTAAGAAAAGATTTTGATCCACGTGCTTATAGTGATGCTCACTTTGCAAAAAGAGAGTACACAAAAGATTTTACAAACTTAAATAATCAACCAAGTAAACAAGAAAAAAGAACTGAAAGAAAATCATTTATTTCACGACTAAAAGGAGGTAAAAAATAA
- the eam gene encoding Glutamate 2,3-aminomutase, with protein MDINNLSISRAKELKEKTKEFRKFKLGQIGVIEKRYQHYLSQKQRLLKYFNATNEDWNNWHWQVKNRIMDVETLGNFIPLSKNEYSEIRQVALLNRFAINPYYLALVCEDEGPIRSLSIPSIKEILSNDGVLDPMDEEHTNPAGSITRRYPDRLIINVTNQCSMYCRHCQRRRLIDETDKQTPLNKIEDSIEYIRRNEEVRDILLTGGDALLLSNNHLEYILKELRKIPHVEIIRIGTRTPVTMPMRITDELVNMIKKYHPIYLNVHYNHFYEVTPESKQACEKLSDNGIVVGNQAVLLKGINDDPFTMTLLNQKLLEARVRPYYIFHAKDVKGTTHFIPRLEDGLKIIEFLRGNTSGLAIPTYIMNAPKGLGKVPLLPKYIHKTGKDTYTIRTWENKTFDYKEK; from the coding sequence ATGGATATAAATAACCTTTCAATTTCAAGAGCAAAAGAACTAAAGGAAAAAACCAAGGAATTTAGAAAATTCAAACTAGGTCAAATAGGTGTTATTGAAAAAAGATATCAGCACTATCTTTCTCAAAAACAACGCCTTCTTAAATATTTCAATGCCACTAACGAAGATTGGAACAATTGGCACTGGCAAGTAAAAAATAGAATTATGGATGTAGAAACATTAGGTAATTTTATCCCACTAAGTAAAAATGAGTATTCAGAAATCAGACAAGTTGCGCTATTAAATCGTTTTGCTATAAATCCCTATTATTTAGCTTTAGTTTGCGAGGACGAAGGCCCTATTAGATCATTAAGTATTCCTTCTATTAAAGAAATACTTTCCAATGATGGTGTTTTGGATCCAATGGATGAAGAACATACTAATCCTGCGGGTAGTATAACTAGAAGATATCCTGATAGATTAATTATAAATGTTACTAATCAATGTTCTATGTACTGTAGACACTGTCAGCGAAGACGTTTGATTGATGAGACTGATAAGCAAACACCTTTGAATAAAATCGAGGATTCAATCGAGTATATTAGAAGGAACGAAGAAGTAAGAGACATTTTACTTACTGGTGGAGATGCATTACTTCTATCTAATAATCACTTAGAGTATATTTTGAAAGAATTACGAAAAATACCACATGTTGAAATAATACGAATTGGTACTAGAACACCTGTAACAATGCCAATGCGCATTACTGATGAACTAGTAAATATGATAAAAAAATATCACCCCATTTATCTAAACGTTCATTACAATCATTTTTATGAAGTTACACCTGAAAGTAAACAAGCATGTGAAAAACTTTCAGATAATGGTATAGTTGTTGGAAATCAAGCAGTTCTATTAAAAGGTATTAATGATGACCCATTTACTATGACTCTGTTAAATCAGAAACTATTAGAAGCAAGAGTTCGTCCATATTATATTTTCCATGCAAAAGATGTTAAAGGTACAACTCATTTTATTCCACGACTTGAAGATGGTTTAAAAATCATCGAATTCTTACGTGGAAACACATCAGGTCTTGCTATCCCAACATATATAATGAACGCTCCAAAAGGTTTGGGTAAGGTTCCATTACTCCCAAAATATATCCATAAAACAGGTAAAGACACTTATACAATTAGGACCTGGGAAAATAAAACATTTGATTATAAAGAAAAGTGA
- the gltD_3 gene encoding FAD-dependent pyridine nucleotide-disulfide oxidoreductase encodes MAKKYPKVSIFNPIRLWKYLFKEPVTIPFEDIMTKKNADYLNKNSIIKDKKRLESSPREGADNLRGFHTNDWEDCIGCATCEEICPTEAITMVERLDVDEKAGELQQRPVIDYGRCCFCALCVDTCTTGSLKMSKEYIYANINPDDFIIMPEATWQGEEVKEGWIKDENSDLLDLKRVDMVHENIDERKKGFVEIVRGYSKEYAKMEAARCVECGVCTSSCPVQMHIPEYIKAIWEDDIEGALRQIYETNPLPGVCGRVCTHNCETSCAIAVRGEAIAIRWLKRYIIDSAPTDMYEKIINEPVSEVIDAKIAVVGSGPAGLGAAYYLKVMGYKVDVFEEKELTGGVMRYGIPAYRLPDSAIDKDINFIKSIGVNIQTNTRVGKDITMDQLEKDYDAVFLGTGFFKPRNLNIPGSENKGVIGAMDFLPQVREYERGNLKLEDIDVAKSVIVIGGGDVAFDVARSATRLQMLKYGKSNVKLTSLENADMLPASADEVIEGAEEGVEFLCGNGPQEIMISKKGNVEGLRLWKCLCIIDKNGKFNPEFDSDCEMIIDGEQVYIAIGQSPDYDYIPKSFQDTIEISRGKIKANEQGQVEKLDWLFVGGDIFRGPDLISGVADGHRSAQAIDEYLYKKSKKNKTKKTVSKMKEAVKFNTPELTPKQRGIK; translated from the coding sequence ATGGCTAAAAAATATCCTAAAGTAAGTATCTTTAATCCAATTAGACTATGGAAATATCTCTTTAAAGAACCTGTAACCATACCATTCGAAGATATAATGACAAAGAAAAACGCTGACTATTTAAACAAAAACTCAATTATTAAAGATAAAAAAAGATTAGAATCTTCACCTCGTGAAGGTGCAGATAACCTTAGAGGATTCCATACTAATGATTGGGAAGACTGTATAGGTTGTGCTACTTGTGAAGAAATATGTCCAACAGAAGCCATCACAATGGTTGAAAGATTAGACGTTGATGAGAAAGCTGGAGAACTACAACAAAGACCAGTAATTGATTACGGAAGATGTTGTTTCTGTGCTTTATGTGTTGATACATGTACCACAGGTTCACTAAAAATGAGTAAAGAATATATTTATGCTAATATCAATCCTGATGACTTCATTATTATGCCAGAAGCAACATGGCAAGGTGAAGAAGTTAAAGAAGGATGGATAAAAGATGAAAATAGTGATTTATTAGATTTAAAACGTGTTGATATGGTTCATGAAAATATTGACGAACGTAAAAAAGGTTTTGTTGAAATCGTTAGAGGATACTCTAAAGAGTATGCAAAAATGGAAGCCGCAAGATGTGTTGAATGTGGTGTTTGTACAAGTAGTTGTCCTGTCCAAATGCATATCCCTGAATATATTAAAGCAATATGGGAAGACGACATTGAAGGTGCTTTAAGACAAATCTATGAAACTAATCCATTACCTGGTGTTTGTGGTAGAGTTTGTACTCATAACTGTGAAACATCGTGTGCCATTGCTGTCAGAGGTGAAGCAATCGCAATTAGATGGTTAAAAAGATACATTATCGATAGCGCTCCAACTGACATGTATGAGAAAATTATTAATGAACCTGTAAGTGAAGTTATTGACGCTAAAATTGCTGTTGTTGGTAGTGGTCCAGCCGGTTTAGGTGCTGCATACTACTTAAAAGTAATGGGCTATAAAGTTGATGTATTTGAAGAAAAAGAATTAACTGGTGGAGTTATGCGATATGGTATTCCTGCATATCGACTTCCAGATTCTGCAATTGATAAAGATATCAATTTCATTAAAAGTATCGGAGTAAATATTCAAACCAACACAAGAGTTGGTAAGGATATAACTATGGATCAACTTGAAAAAGATTATGATGCTGTATTCTTAGGAACTGGGTTCTTTAAACCAAGAAATTTGAATATTCCTGGTAGTGAAAATAAAGGTGTTATCGGAGCAATGGATTTCTTACCTCAAGTTAGAGAATATGAGAGAGGTAATCTAAAACTAGAAGATATTGATGTAGCTAAAAGTGTCATCGTAATCGGTGGTGGAGATGTTGCATTTGATGTTGCTAGAAGTGCTACTAGATTACAAATGCTTAAATATGGAAAAAGCAATGTCAAATTAACATCACTAGAAAACGCTGATATGTTACCAGCAAGCGCTGATGAAGTAATTGAAGGTGCAGAAGAAGGCGTTGAATTCTTATGTGGTAATGGACCACAAGAAATCATGATTTCTAAAAAAGGTAATGTTGAAGGATTACGTTTATGGAAATGTTTATGTATCATTGACAAAAATGGTAAATTCAATCCTGAATTTGATTCAGATTGTGAAATGATTATCGATGGTGAACAAGTTTATATCGCTATCGGACAATCACCAGATTATGACTACATTCCTAAAAGCTTCCAAGATACTATCGAAATTAGTCGTGGAAAAATCAAAGCTAACGAACAAGGACAAGTTGAAAAACTTGATTGGTTATTTGTTGGTGGAGACATCTTTAGAGGTCCAGACTTAATTAGTGGTGTTGCTGATGGACATCGTTCAGCTCAAGCTATTGATGAGTATTTATACAAAAAATCAAAGAAAAACAAAACTAAGAAAACTGTCTCGAAAATGAAAGAAGCAGTTAAGTTTAATACTCCAGAATTAACACCAAAACAAAGAGGAATTAAATAA
- the nuoH gene encoding NADH-quinone oxidoreductase subunit H, producing MINVLIGLGVALFGFVLQTAIGGINRKVVARLQKRRGPKWYQEFIDIFKLLSKRATTHGWIFDFGVIMALGGIIATAMFMPVTNSIVAFENFDNFFIFVYLIAVGMLGMAMSASGSGNPLASIGVMRALTTMLAYEVPFMIVVMTIIKLTGTSSVSGIAEFQQIAGNNWFMIALPIGFVVAVLSLMGMLGKKPFETYIAPAEIASGPMVEYGGKQLGMLFIMHEITIFIEVSLFVHLFLGGAPTIGIFLIKYFSVYTFVNLISNVNGRFKIDQVVLFFYKWPLLLAVVQAVMAIYLKWVI from the coding sequence ATGATTAATGTATTAATTGGTTTGGGAGTTGCCCTATTTGGATTTGTATTGCAGACTGCGATTGGTGGAATTAACCGAAAAGTAGTAGCGAGATTACAAAAAAGAAGAGGACCAAAATGGTATCAAGAATTTATTGACATCTTTAAATTACTATCAAAAAGAGCTACAACACATGGTTGGATATTTGACTTTGGTGTAATTATGGCTCTTGGTGGAATTATTGCGACTGCAATGTTCATGCCAGTAACTAACTCAATCGTCGCTTTTGAAAACTTTGATAATTTCTTTATCTTTGTTTACTTAATCGCTGTTGGAATGTTAGGTATGGCTATGAGTGCTAGTGGTAGTGGTAACCCACTTGCTAGTATTGGAGTTATGAGAGCTTTAACTACGATGTTAGCTTATGAAGTGCCATTTATGATTGTTGTTATGACAATCATAAAATTAACAGGAACTTCAAGTGTTAGCGGGATTGCTGAATTTCAGCAAATTGCTGGTAATAACTGGTTTATGATTGCTTTACCAATTGGATTTGTCGTTGCAGTATTGAGTTTAATGGGAATGTTAGGAAAAAAACCATTTGAAACTTATATAGCTCCAGCAGAAATTGCATCAGGTCCAATGGTTGAATATGGTGGAAAACAATTAGGTATGTTATTTATTATGCATGAAATCACAATCTTTATTGAAGTGAGTTTGTTTGTCCACTTATTCTTAGGAGGAGCTCCGACAATTGGAATCTTCTTAATAAAATATTTTAGTGTTTACACATTTGTAAACTTAATTAGTAATGTAAATGGTCGTTTCAAAATCGATCAAGTAGTTTTATTCTTCTATAAATGGCCATTATTATTAGCAGTGGTTCAAGCTGTTATGGCAATTTACTTAAAGTGGGTGATTTAA
- the nuoB gene encoding NADH-quinone oxidoreductase subunit B gives MNEWKYESTKFSPIPKAKQEAMDRKWWEIGDFFRRNSLWMLMYCTGCCAIELPPAMTSAYDMERLGMGPMATPRQADVLLVTGYLSLKTLRRLIYTYEQMSEPKYVVGFGSCTINGGIYHDSHAVINQLDQYIPVDSYVAGCMPNTEAVMNGFVDLMDLIKSKKADGWKRYAKNYEWYKKNQIDSLGVLRVEDEFHD, from the coding sequence ATGAACGAATGGAAATATGAATCAACAAAGTTTAGTCCAATTCCTAAAGCTAAACAAGAAGCTATGGATCGTAAATGGTGGGAAATAGGAGATTTCTTTAGAAGAAATTCATTATGGATGCTAATGTATTGTACAGGTTGTTGTGCGATTGAGTTACCACCAGCGATGACAAGTGCTTATGATATGGAACGTTTAGGTATGGGTCCTATGGCTACACCTAGACAAGCAGACGTATTATTAGTTACTGGTTACTTATCACTTAAAACACTTCGTCGTTTAATCTACACATACGAGCAAATGAGTGAACCTAAATACGTTGTAGGATTTGGTAGTTGTACAATTAACGGTGGAATCTATCATGATTCTCATGCAGTTATTAATCAACTAGATCAATATATTCCAGTTGATAGTTATGTAGCTGGTTGTATGCCAAATACAGAAGCTGTAATGAATGGATTTGTTGATTTAATGGATTTAATCAAATCTAAAAAAGCTGATGGTTGGAAACGCTATGCGAAAAACTATGAGTGGTATAAGAAAAATCAAATAGATTCTTTAGGAGTATTGCGAGTGGAGGATGAATTTCATGACTAA
- the nuoN gene encoding NADH-quinone oxidoreductase subunit N has translation MSVVLIISIPLLAAFVSILNKKIAPYLLLVVSFGILVLLGFDLIELGTVTIGGFAAPYGISLILDSYSFTGIYIVNILFFLVVAVTFRKYAKMASILLVALAGLNGLLLTGDLFNLFVFIEVSGIAAYLITTTNKKPVATFNYLVLGTVGSSLYLLGLIILYAMFGTLNMADLAVNITASSATATQVALPFLLMFIGLGVEAKLLPFNSWVKGILGSSNKLSGPMIASVYATTMALVFGRLLTNVFVISDQLMLIISVVLIFSILAGEAMAYASSKLREVLLFSSIAQAAIVIMLFVLGFTWFGLVLAILNGFSKLVLFLIVNTVTDQTETDEVNDLRGLFTENKLVGAAFSITVLSVLGLPLFIGFIVKMNILMTLVDNGNLLFVIAILASSVVEGVYFIKILIKLWFEKGEVKKVKFDNVTKYIVVVIALAIVVFGIYFEPLREILNNYTNFMIGGIL, from the coding sequence ATGAGTGTTGTATTGATAATTAGTATTCCCTTGTTAGCAGCATTTGTCAGTATCTTAAATAAGAAAATTGCTCCTTACTTACTACTTGTGGTTTCTTTTGGAATTCTTGTATTATTAGGATTTGATCTTATTGAATTAGGTACCGTTACAATTGGTGGATTTGCTGCACCATACGGAATTAGTTTAATTTTAGATAGTTATAGCTTTACAGGTATTTATATTGTGAATATCTTATTCTTCTTAGTTGTAGCTGTAACTTTTAGAAAATATGCTAAGATGGCTTCTATCTTATTAGTTGCTTTAGCAGGATTAAATGGTTTATTACTTACAGGAGATTTATTCAACTTGTTCGTATTTATTGAAGTAAGTGGAATTGCTGCTTACTTAATCACAACTACAAACAAGAAGCCAGTTGCTACATTTAATTATTTAGTACTTGGTACTGTTGGAAGTAGTTTATACTTATTAGGTTTAATTATCTTATACGCAATGTTTGGTACATTGAATATGGCTGATTTAGCTGTGAACATCACAGCAAGTAGTGCAACAGCTACACAAGTTGCCTTACCATTCTTATTAATGTTTATTGGACTTGGTGTTGAAGCTAAGTTATTACCATTCAATTCATGGGTTAAAGGAATATTAGGAAGTTCTAATAAACTTAGTGGACCGATGATTGCTAGTGTTTATGCGACAACTATGGCATTAGTATTTGGTAGATTACTAACAAATGTATTTGTTATTAGTGATCAACTGATGTTAATTATATCTGTTGTCTTAATCTTTAGTATTTTAGCTGGAGAAGCGATGGCTTATGCTAGTAGTAAATTACGAGAAGTATTACTCTTTAGTAGTATCGCTCAAGCAGCAATTGTAATTATGTTATTTGTATTAGGGTTTACCTGGTTTGGTTTAGTTCTAGCTATCTTAAATGGTTTCAGCAAGTTAGTGTTATTCTTGATCGTAAATACTGTTACAGACCAAACTGAAACTGATGAAGTTAATGATCTTCGCGGATTGTTTACTGAAAACAAATTAGTTGGTGCTGCATTCTCAATCACAGTATTAAGTGTATTAGGTTTACCTTTATTCATTGGTTTCATTGTTAAGATGAATATCTTAATGACATTAGTTGATAATGGCAATTTATTGTTTGTTATTGCGATTCTAGCTTCTAGTGTTGTTGAAGGTGTTTACTTCATCAAAATATTAATTAAATTATGGTTTGAAAAAGGCGAAGTTAAAAAAGTTAAATTTGATAATGTAACTAAATATATCGTTGTTGTTATCGCATTAGCTATCGTCGTATTTGGAATTTATTTTGAACCATTGAGAGAAATCTTAAATAATTATACTAACTTCATGATAGGAGGGATTCTATAA
- the dapH gene encoding 2,3,4,5-tetrahydropyridine-2,6-dicarboxylate N-acetyltransferase, translating into MTLIKHNDKLPVVDPTAKIFQNAVLSGDITVGKNVNIWFNASLRGDMAPIFIGENTNIQDNAVVHTNLNLPTHIGKNVTVGHGAIIHACTVEDDCLIGMGSIILDGAVIRKGALIGAGAVIPPNKEIPANSLVVGNPMRIIRVLTETELEANKSNKDFYLKLMSEYK; encoded by the coding sequence ATGACTTTAATTAAACATAATGATAAACTCCCTGTAGTTGATCCAACAGCTAAAATATTTCAAAATGCTGTACTCAGTGGAGACATCACAGTAGGTAAGAATGTTAATATCTGGTTCAATGCAAGTTTAAGAGGAGATATGGCTCCCATCTTTATTGGAGAGAATACAAATATTCAAGATAACGCTGTAGTTCACACTAATCTTAATTTACCCACACATATCGGTAAAAATGTAACAGTCGGTCATGGAGCAATAATTCATGCTTGTACTGTTGAAGACGATTGTTTGATAGGTATGGGTAGTATAATTTTAGATGGTGCAGTAATAAGAAAAGGTGCACTCATTGGCGCTGGAGCTGTAATTCCACCCAACAAAGAGATTCCTGCAAATTCATTAGTTGTTGGTAACCCAATGAGAATCATCAGAGTACTAACAGAAACAGAACTAGAAGCAAACAAGAGTAATAAGGATTTTTACCTAAAATTAATGAGTGAATATAAGTAG
- the nuoL gene encoding NADH-quinone oxidoreductase subunit L produces MASLEMILIIVLVAGVLAYLLGKLNKVLSGSVTILASGFAFVSIAYYGFNNGLDTTSDLLPFVTYGVENLSLYFGIIVTFVFFMVSFFNPYFIDKYKYPSLYSMLYLFSLAGVIGVFFTNNFIVLFFFFELVVWSSLFLIPLGKSKKAASWYYGFSAFGSFALLFAILIMSASNGGSFEIASSLSAISGSNRVLVFILLMIAGFAKLGAFPLHIWLPKVLTHAPDPVTSVFSGGLEKLGAFIAVIGLLKVMPVTYNIEVLDMQVTHYLITVLGALTIVFGTLMAIRQDDAKKLLAYSSMSNAGYILVGLAIMSNTSVSGALYHVLAHALASTAAFLAIGAVKRQTGTAKMSQLGGIIHKMPVTYLVYLIAIISMAGIPPMGGFVSKWLIFQSVIDEGLIFIAIATFFGSIGSFLYVFRPLAALFLGQELPQYKKTIKEVPLLMMLPLLILSALNIFTGVYPKDILVFINKILVELNIEQLVITTWTITGKNGDLNPGLIGAIFGIGVAVSFLIFIVLKKSKKVGLMDTYTAGNFVYTEELLHYSVDFYAPLERLYEKYIHIMKNFYNSLANKVKEFGRVVKYFFFTNKPEVTVLFIVLTIIFLLWGEIV; encoded by the coding sequence ATGGCTAGTTTAGAAATGATTTTAATAATAGTATTAGTCGCTGGTGTCCTCGCTTACTTACTTGGAAAACTTAATAAAGTACTATCTGGTTCAGTTACGATTTTAGCTTCAGGATTTGCTTTTGTAAGTATTGCATATTATGGATTTAATAATGGGTTAGATACAACTAGTGATTTATTACCATTCGTTACTTATGGTGTAGAAAATCTTAGTTTGTATTTCGGAATTATTGTGACATTCGTGTTCTTTATGGTTTCGTTCTTTAATCCTTATTTCATCGACAAATATAAATATCCAAGTTTATACTCAATGCTTTATCTATTCAGTTTAGCAGGTGTTATCGGTGTATTCTTTACTAACAACTTTATAGTACTATTCTTTTTCTTCGAGTTAGTTGTTTGGTCAAGTTTATTCTTAATTCCTCTAGGTAAAAGTAAAAAAGCAGCTTCTTGGTATTATGGTTTTAGTGCCTTTGGTAGTTTTGCATTACTATTTGCAATTTTAATCATGAGTGCTAGTAACGGTGGAAGTTTTGAAATTGCTAGTTCATTAAGTGCTATATCTGGTTCTAATAGAGTATTAGTATTTATCCTATTAATGATTGCAGGATTTGCAAAATTAGGAGCGTTTCCACTTCATATCTGGTTACCTAAGGTATTAACACATGCACCAGATCCTGTTACTTCAGTATTTAGTGGTGGGTTAGAAAAATTAGGAGCATTTATCGCTGTAATTGGATTATTAAAAGTAATGCCTGTAACATACAATATTGAAGTTTTAGATATGCAAGTTACGCACTACTTAATTACAGTCTTAGGGGCTTTAACAATTGTCTTTGGGACATTGATGGCTATTAGACAAGATGATGCTAAAAAATTACTTGCTTATTCTTCTATGAGTAATGCTGGTTATATCTTAGTAGGACTTGCAATTATGAGTAATACAAGTGTTAGTGGTGCTTTATACCACGTCTTAGCACATGCATTAGCTTCAACAGCAGCATTCCTTGCAATTGGTGCTGTTAAACGTCAAACGGGAACTGCAAAGATGAGTCAGTTGGGTGGAATTATCCACAAAATGCCAGTTACTTATTTAGTTTACTTGATTGCAATAATCAGTATGGCAGGAATTCCACCAATGGGTGGATTTGTTAGTAAATGGTTAATCTTCCAAAGTGTTATTGATGAAGGGTTAATCTTTATCGCTATCGCAACATTCTTCGGTAGTATTGGTAGCTTCTTATATGTATTTAGACCTTTAGCTGCTTTATTCTTAGGTCAAGAATTACCACAATATAAGAAAACAATAAAAGAAGTTCCGTTATTAATGATGTTACCTCTATTAATCTTAAGTGCTTTAAATATCTTTACTGGAGTTTATCCTAAGGATATTCTAGTATTTATAAATAAAATTCTTGTTGAATTAAATATTGAACAATTAGTTATAACTACATGGACAATAACTGGTAAGAATGGTGACTTAAATCCTGGTCTTATCGGAGCAATCTTCGGAATCGGAGTTGCAGTTAGTTTCTTAATCTTTATCGTCCTTAAAAAGTCTAAAAAAGTCGGTTTAATGGATACCTATACTGCTGGTAACTTTGTTTACACTGAAGAGTTATTACATTACAGTGTTGATTTCTATGCTCCATTAGAAAGACTATATGAAAAATATATTCATATTATGAAAAACTTCTACAATTCTCTAGCTAATAAAGTAAAAGAATTTGGTAGAGTGGTTAAATACTTCTTCTTTACAAATAAACCAGAAGTAACAGTATTATTTATCGTATTAACAATTATCTTCTTATTGTGGGGTGAAATCGTATGA
- the nuoD gene encoding NADH-quinone oxidoreductase subunit D, whose amino-acid sequence MRKLKLFLGPQHPGMHGNASIHMYVDGDIIKRAYLLPGMLHRGFEKGMERHTWVNNISLIPRVCVVEPDINEMAFAMGVEKLAKLEVPERAHYIRMIILELARISIHLMAYGGLGSPTGNYTLMYHAHADRNSILNIFEKITGHRIYHQYIVPGGVRKDLPKGIEVDIHAFLNDLESRYTEYRDLGIENPTIISRIKDTIMLPEEVVWELGVTGVGMRSAVNKAYDLRKVMPYARYDKIDFEVPVSDYSDARSRVDIKLKELVQSIGIIRQCLAKMPEGDVRVPVAPGQSMRWTVPKGHVYATVESSRGEFGYYIVSDGKSVHPYRIGVRGASYPQGLLGIEKYLPGTRIDDAALWVDTMGVCSPEIDR is encoded by the coding sequence ATGAGAAAATTAAAATTATTTTTAGGACCTCAGCATCCTGGGATGCATGGTAATGCATCAATTCATATGTATGTTGATGGAGATATCATTAAACGTGCATACTTACTTCCGGGAATGCTTCACCGTGGATTTGAAAAAGGAATGGAACGTCATACATGGGTAAACAATATTAGTTTAATCCCTAGAGTATGTGTTGTTGAACCTGATATCAATGAAATGGCTTTTGCAATGGGTGTTGAAAAATTAGCTAAACTTGAAGTGCCTGAAAGAGCTCATTATATAAGAATGATCATCTTAGAATTAGCAAGAATTAGTATTCATTTAATGGCATATGGTGGACTTGGTAGTCCAACTGGTAACTATACATTAATGTATCATGCTCATGCTGATCGAAATTCAATTCTAAATATCTTTGAAAAAATCACCGGACACCGTATTTATCACCAATACATCGTCCCTGGTGGAGTTAGAAAAGATTTACCAAAAGGAATTGAAGTAGATATTCATGCCTTTCTTAATGATTTAGAAAGTAGATATACAGAATACCGTGATTTAGGTATTGAAAATCCAACAATCATCTCTCGTATCAAAGATACTATTATGCTTCCAGAAGAAGTTGTATGGGAACTAGGAGTTACTGGAGTTGGAATGAGAAGTGCCGTAAATAAAGCGTATGATTTACGTAAAGTAATGCCATATGCAAGATATGATAAAATTGATTTTGAAGTACCTGTAAGTGATTATAGTGATGCGAGAAGTCGTGTCGATATTAAATTAAAAGAATTAGTCCAATCAATTGGAATAATTCGTCAGTGTTTAGCAAAAATGCCAGAAGGTGATGTCAGAGTACCTGTAGCTCCTGGACAATCAATGAGATGGACTGTTCCAAAAGGACATGTTTATGCTACAGTTGAAAGTTCAAGAGGAGAGTTTGGTTATTATATAGTTAGTGATGGTAAGAGTGTTCATCCTTACCGAATTGGAGTAAGAGGTGCTAGTTATCCTCAAGGGTTACTAGGAATTGAAAAATATCTACCAGGAACACGTATTGATGATGCAGCTTTATGGGTTGACACAATGGGTGTATGTTCTCCTGAGATAGACAGATAG